CCGAGCAGGCTGAAGGCGACAGCGTAAGCAGTTCCGTAATACTTTCGGCGGTTGACGACTGTCTTGAAAAAGCCAAGGCCATTTAACGTATTCAGAAATTCCCCGCATAAGAACCTCCGCGGAAAGTGCAGGGAATTTCTTATACGGCGCATGAGCGCAGTCCGTATAAAAATCTTTATGCCTTAATATAAAATAAAAAAGCCTTATTCCCAAAAAGGCCGGCGCCCCGGGAACACGGCTTTTTCCTTTTTTGCACGCCGCTTAAACCATGCCGACGCCGCTGAATATTTTTAGGCTCCGCCGCGGCCCGTACCGCGCTTATGAAATAACTACGAAAGTTCAAGCGGCACGGCGTACTCCATAAAATATCCGTTTTAATCAACATCATCCATTATGACGCTTAAATTATTTCGCATATTTATGCGGACAAAATTCTCCAATACATATTGAAGTCCGTCAACGGCTTGCCCTGCTGAATTTTTTCAGCAGTTCGGCATATTCCCCGTTTATTTTTTCGTATGCGTCTATAACGGGTTTGCTGTATTTTCCGGCTTCATCGGTTATATAATCGAAATTATTAAGGGCAATTTCGACTATATCCTTATCCAATAGCCCTTTGCCGCACATTTCGCTTAGGACTTCAAAAACCTTCTCTTTCGGGAAAGCCGCCTTATAGCTTCTTACTCCGCAAAGCGCGCTTATTACGTCGCTTACAGCCGCAATCCTTTCGCACTTTGAAAGCTCCCCGGCGCAAAGGCCTTTATGATACCCGTTCCCGCCAAGCTTTTCATGGTGCCTTGAAGCAATATTAACAATTTCCTGCCCGGCGCATCCGTCAAGTATTTCCTCGGTCATTGCAACATGGGTTTTCATTATTTCCATTTCTTCATCAGTCAAACGCCCCGGCTTTTCAAGTATGTCGGCCGGTATGCCTATTTTCCCTATATCATGAAGCATAGTTCCATAGTATACGTTTTCAGCCTCATTTTCGTCCATGCCGTAAAGCTCCGCAATAAGGCGGCTTATATGCATCGCGGCAACCGTATGTATAACTGTGTGACGGCTTCTGAAATCTATGGAATAAATAAGCGTTTCCAGATATTTTATACTTTGATTGTCTAGATATCCGCTTTTTTTAAACACGTCGCCGACTTCTATGCCGGCTTTTATCCTTTCGATAACCGAGCCGGCTTTTTCGGCTTTTAAAAAGGCTTCTACCGCTTCCGGCGAAAAATTTGCGCCGCGGCGGGATTTAAAATAATTTTCAAGCTCCGTACTATTCCATCTTTCGGAATATGTAACCAGTATATCCGCCCTGTCGGCTACATGCAGAAACTGAGCGCACTTTTCAACATCGCCGCGCTTATCCCCAAAATCTTTATAATCCATATGATGGTAAAGCACAATACGCGCCAAATCGCCAGCCGGCGACAGTTCCCTTAAAAAAAGGTACCCATATATGGAATGTTCCCAGACATTATCGGTTTCAAAGCCGACCAGGCGGTCTATCTCATCCGTACGGTATGCCCCTATATCATGAAGCATTGATATAAGCAGAACGCTGTCTTTATCAA
This genomic window from Anaerotignum faecicola contains:
- a CDS encoding HD domain-containing protein codes for the protein MINISYGGMALMIQRSLNKVDKRLLDHGLKVAFIMDAMLREMPMGMGFDKDSVLLISMLHDIGAYRTDEIDRLVGFETDNVWEHSIYGYLFLRELSPAGDLARIVLYHHMDYKDFGDKRGDVEKCAQFLHVADRADILVTYSERWNSTELENYFKSRRGANFSPEAVEAFLKAEKAGSVIERIKAGIEVGDVFKKSGYLDNQSIKYLETLIYSIDFRSRHTVIHTVAAMHISRLIAELYGMDENEAENVYYGTMLHDIGKIGIPADILEKPGRLTDEEMEIMKTHVAMTEEILDGCAGQEIVNIASRHHEKLGGNGYHKGLCAGELSKCERIAAVSDVISALCGVRSYKAAFPKEKVFEVLSEMCGKGLLDKDIVEIALNNFDYITDEAGKYSKPVIDAYEKINGEYAELLKKFSRASR